The following proteins are encoded in a genomic region of Asterias amurensis chromosome 5, ASM3211899v1:
- the LOC139937520 gene encoding uncharacterized protein isoform X3, whose amino-acid sequence MRLASSTLLAGYKTKQRRQRRGDEWIGHALNNICSWAECNGWIGCNQMVNQPITCSTTPANFRELDAYDVTPPHKRMDLGTCYGYSPRGNRAPLDWCKEGPKKDECACFNMESLILRIGYSEQGETHPKDDAAIGDLCESRITSPCTTAAPTTTTTTTTTTTTTTTTTTTTTTLPPTTSVTRPMSTAAEEPTEVSTGLLTTSTLTPPTTATTVSTAMPTTNCSANRVVPTDSSLPPKWPITGAPSGVTITSTPQNDEEIDHFIIWPPMLVALVLICLLVALFRRRRRSKKISTGVSVGFSAVNTSESPTTPPPISNPSYEKQVSGNELERSGNFFCPPLETIPRTPNSCGRSRPTSPGQEGENAAAVLGHFNVAFTEGNYSVVNPDPDDVSDGKLASLHRSISPREARYSSCPEDGEYTTPVVSSTASRGSSNQSASRPVQRVSADGYEDAPVFSFATSAYETSQQNPNHLQNYATTDNPRERNARPGADLHYEAVSPASHSPKPTGDNVYAYATTAVYPPGPNTPGGPQIVNGNVYNVLQTPVNLKENDGEYSMLKRSVGGSDPTSPHVPIVSSNEYNKIVIPFQH is encoded by the exons GGCCGAATGTAATGGCTGGATTGGTTGCAACCAAATGGTGAATCAACCGATCACATGTTCCACCACACCGGCAAACTTCAGGG AGCTTGATGCTTATGACGTAACACCTCCACACAAACGTATGGACCTCGGTACATGTTATGGATATTCACCTCGTGGCAACCGAGCACCCTTAGACTGGTGTAAAGAGGGCCCGAAGAAGGACGAGTGTGCCTGCTTCAACATGGAGAGCCTCATACTACGTATTGGGTACAGCGAGCAGGGGGAAACCCATCCTAAGGATGATGCTGCCATTGGAGATTTATGTGAAAGTAGAATTACCAG CCCTTGTACTACAGCggcaccaacaacaacaacaacaacaacaacaacaacaacaacaacaacaacaacgacaacaacaacaacaacattaccACCAACCACAAGTGTCACCAGGCCAATGTCTACAGCAGCAGAAGAACCGACCGAGG TTTCTACTGGCTTACTAACAACGAGTACATTAACACCACCCACGACCGCCACGACAGTATCTACGGCAATGCCAACTACAAACTGTTCTGCAAATCGTGTTGTTCCAACAGATTCATCTTTGCCGCCAAAATGGCCCATAACGGGTGCACCATCAGGAGTTACCATAACGAGTACACCACAAAACGACGAAGAGATAGATCACTTCATTATCTGGCCACCCATGCTTGTTGCGTTGGTGTTAATATGCCTCTTAGTGGCGCTATTTCGTCGAAGACGTAGGTCCAAGAAAATTTCCACTGG TGTCAGTGTTGGTTTCTCTGCTGTGAATACTTCTGAATCTCCCACAACACCTCCACCAA TCTCAAACCCATCCTACGAGAAACAAGTTTCTGGAAACGAGCTGGAGAGGAGTGGCAATTTCTTCTGTCCGCCGCTCGAGACCATCCCGAGAACGCCCAATAGCTGCGGGCGTAGCAGGCCAACCTCCCCCGGACAGGAAGGCGAGAATGCAGCTGCGGTCCTCGGTCATTTCAACGTTGCTTTCACGGAGGGGAACTACAGCGTTGTCAACCCAGACCCCGACGACGTCTCGGACGGGAAACTCGCATCGCTGCACCGGTCGATATCACCGAGAGAGGCCCGGTACTCAAGCTGCCCCGAAGACGGTGAGTACACCACTCCGGTGGTTTCATCGACAGCAAGTAGGGGGTCGTCAAACCAGTCGGCGAGCAGGCCGGTCCAAAGGGTCTCTGCTGACGGCTACGAAGACGCACCCGTCTTCAGCTTTGCAACATCGGCTTACGAAACATCCCAGCAGAACCCAAACCACCTGCAGAACTACGCGACAACGGATAACCCACGAGAGCGAAACGCTCGACCGGGAGCTGACCTGCACTACGAGGCCGTCTCCCCGGCCAGTCACTCACCCAAACCAACCGGTGACAATGTCTACGCGTACGCCACGACTGCTGTGTACCCGCCCGGTCCGAACACACCGGGCGGGCCTCAGATAGTTAACGGTAATGTATACAACGTACTTCAGACTCCCGTGAATCTGAAAGAAAATGACGGGGAGTATTCAATGCTAAAGAGAAGCGTGGGAGGCAGTGACCCAACGAGTCCACATGTACCGATTGTTTCATCAAATGAGTATAATAAAATTGTTATTCCGTTTCAACACTAA
- the LOC139937520 gene encoding uncharacterized protein isoform X4 codes for MRLASSTLLAGYKTKQRRQRRGDVWIGQALNSICPWAECNGWIGCNQMVNQPITCSTTPANFRELDAYDVTPPHKRMDLGTCYGYSPRGNRAPLDWCKEGPKKDECACFNMESLILRIGYSEQGETHPKDDAAIGDLCESRITSPCTTAAPTTTTTTTTTTTTTTTTTTTTTTLPPTTSVTRPMSTAAEEPTEVSTGLLTTSTLTPPTTATTVSTAMPTTNCSANRVVPTDSSLPPKWPITGAPSGVTITSTPQNDEEIDHFIIWPPMLVALVLICLLVALFRRRRRSKKISTGVSVGFSAVNTSESPTTPPPISNPSYEKQVSGNELERSGNFFCPPLETIPRTPNSCGRSRPTSPGQEGENAAAVLGHFNVAFTEGNYSVVNPDPDDVSDGKLASLHRSISPREARYSSCPEDGEYTTPVVSSTASRGSSNQSASRPVQRVSADGYEDAPVFSFATSAYETSQQNPNHLQNYATTDNPRERNARPGADLHYEAVSPASHSPKPTGDNVYAYATTAVYPPGPNTPGGPQIVNGNVYNVLQTPVNLKENDGEYSMLKRSVGGSDPTSPHVPIVSSNEYNKIVIPFQH; via the exons GGCCGAATGTAATGGCTGGATTGGTTGCAACCAAATGGTGAATCAACCGATCACATGTTCCACCACACCGGCAAACTTCAGGG AGCTTGATGCTTATGACGTAACACCTCCACACAAACGTATGGACCTCGGTACATGTTATGGATATTCACCTCGTGGCAACCGAGCACCCTTAGACTGGTGTAAAGAGGGCCCGAAGAAGGACGAGTGTGCCTGCTTCAACATGGAGAGCCTCATACTACGTATTGGGTACAGCGAGCAGGGGGAAACCCATCCTAAGGATGATGCTGCCATTGGAGATTTATGTGAAAGTAGAATTACCAG CCCTTGTACTACAGCggcaccaacaacaacaacaacaacaacaacaacaacaacaacaacaacaacaacgacaacaacaacaacaacattaccACCAACCACAAGTGTCACCAGGCCAATGTCTACAGCAGCAGAAGAACCGACCGAGG TTTCTACTGGCTTACTAACAACGAGTACATTAACACCACCCACGACCGCCACGACAGTATCTACGGCAATGCCAACTACAAACTGTTCTGCAAATCGTGTTGTTCCAACAGATTCATCTTTGCCGCCAAAATGGCCCATAACGGGTGCACCATCAGGAGTTACCATAACGAGTACACCACAAAACGACGAAGAGATAGATCACTTCATTATCTGGCCACCCATGCTTGTTGCGTTGGTGTTAATATGCCTCTTAGTGGCGCTATTTCGTCGAAGACGTAGGTCCAAGAAAATTTCCACTGG TGTCAGTGTTGGTTTCTCTGCTGTGAATACTTCTGAATCTCCCACAACACCTCCACCAA TCTCAAACCCATCCTACGAGAAACAAGTTTCTGGAAACGAGCTGGAGAGGAGTGGCAATTTCTTCTGTCCGCCGCTCGAGACCATCCCGAGAACGCCCAATAGCTGCGGGCGTAGCAGGCCAACCTCCCCCGGACAGGAAGGCGAGAATGCAGCTGCGGTCCTCGGTCATTTCAACGTTGCTTTCACGGAGGGGAACTACAGCGTTGTCAACCCAGACCCCGACGACGTCTCGGACGGGAAACTCGCATCGCTGCACCGGTCGATATCACCGAGAGAGGCCCGGTACTCAAGCTGCCCCGAAGACGGTGAGTACACCACTCCGGTGGTTTCATCGACAGCAAGTAGGGGGTCGTCAAACCAGTCGGCGAGCAGGCCGGTCCAAAGGGTCTCTGCTGACGGCTACGAAGACGCACCCGTCTTCAGCTTTGCAACATCGGCTTACGAAACATCCCAGCAGAACCCAAACCACCTGCAGAACTACGCGACAACGGATAACCCACGAGAGCGAAACGCTCGACCGGGAGCTGACCTGCACTACGAGGCCGTCTCCCCGGCCAGTCACTCACCCAAACCAACCGGTGACAATGTCTACGCGTACGCCACGACTGCTGTGTACCCGCCCGGTCCGAACACACCGGGCGGGCCTCAGATAGTTAACGGTAATGTATACAACGTACTTCAGACTCCCGTGAATCTGAAAGAAAATGACGGGGAGTATTCAATGCTAAAGAGAAGCGTGGGAGGCAGTGACCCAACGAGTCCACATGTACCGATTGTTTCATCAAATGAGTATAATAAAATTGTTATTCCGTTTCAACACTAA